Part of the Suncus etruscus isolate mSunEtr1 chromosome 20, mSunEtr1.pri.cur, whole genome shotgun sequence genome, CCATGTCCACCCTGTTCCCTGCACTGTTTACACAGAAGCCTAGTGGGAACTGAGACCACTCTACATCCGTGGACCCGAGGGGAAGAAAGTCCAGGAGTTTAAATGTCAAGCCTATTCCCTCTGCACTTAACAAGCGTATCGATACCTTCTGGCACCCCGCGATGGTACTAGAATGGAAGCTTCTAATTTCTAAGAGTCCTGGCTCCCCTGGGAGTGGTTGAACTAGCCTGGTCTGAGGGCATAACGGCACCAAAGCAGGAGCAGAACGTGGCTTGGCACCAGCCTGGCCTATTGTACTTGGCAAAGCCCAGGAGCCGCCTGGACAGAGGCTGGGGAGGCCTCAGGCCCAGCACTTCCGAGAGACATAGTGGAGCAGCCCCAGGGGGCATGAAGAGATCCAGATTCACTATGCTGAGAGCAGAGGTACCGTGGTTCAGCACTATGTAAGAGGTGTTAAGTACTCCTGCCCACTCAAAGCAGCAGGAGCCTCTTCAGAAGACCAGATGCCCGCCAGTGGCACCCAAGGGCACCAGGGAGCAGAAATGTCTTTAGAGTCCAGTCCCTCAGTACCAATGGTGGCAGAAGCAAAGGAGCAGCAGTCACGTGGGTCAGGTGCCCAAGGGCAGCCGTGCTGTGGGCCAGGACGTAGTGACGCCGCTGGTGCAGGAAGACAAGCCTAAGGCGGGGCTCAGCAGGTGGCCCCAGAGTGTTTCCACGGAAAGTTCACTCCCAGAAGGAGAGGCAGAGCCCCAGCTACTGCCCCAGTGCTCAAGTGAGTCAGAGGTTCAGAGTCCAGGCCACAGAAAAGCTCACAGGTTCCCAGCAGCCTGGCCCCTCTAATTCATGCATTATCTTGggctcagagtcaggaggaaggtTCCCCTCATTCCTTCGGCCCCCACAGAGCCCTTGGGGGGGGGTCTCCTGGGATCTGCCCGCTGGGTCCCCGCCTCCACAGTGTTCAAGTGCTGGTGGTGGAGCACAAGGCGGGCACAGTCTGGGCTGcggaaagaagaagaagcaggtTCAGCTGCGGCTCTTAGGAGCACTGTCTCTAGAGCACCCAGAGAGGGGATGACAGGACCTTTGTGGCTGCTCAGAGGCTGTATAAGCGGCCCGTGTTCTCCCGCAGCATGGCCAAGGTGTGGGAGAGTGGCAGCTCTTTGACCCGCGCGATCTCACGGACGGTGTGCAGGGCCAGGCCTGGGTGGGCATACTGGCATAGGCTCTTGGGCACCTGCAAAACAACAGAGGACCAAATTGCTGGATGCCCAAGCTGGCAGTGACACAGCCAGTCCCAGCCAGGACCTGTGGGGCCGCCCTGCTGAGCCCCATTACCTGTGGGCGGGCACAGGGAGATCCTAGCCCTGGGGCTCGGGGTGGCAGGGTCCCGCGCTTCCTTGGGCCGCCCTCTACGAGGTGGGGCCTGGCACTGCCTGGAAGAGAGCGGTGACCCTTCAGCTTCCCCGGGGCTCCCCGCGCACTGGCCCTGCCCAGCCTGTGGGCGGCCTGGCCTCCTACCTGGCGGGGCAGGAAGTAAGGCGCGTCGGTCTCCACGATGATCCGCTCGAGCGGGATCTGCCGCAGCGCGTCCCTGGCGGCCCAGGCAGAGCTGTAGGTGAGCACGGCCGTGAAGCCCACGGACAGGTTGGGGAAGTGGCGCAGCAGTGGCTCGATGACCGGGTAGCTGCCCGTGAAGCAGTGCCTGCGGGACACAAGAGGTCGGACACCCCAGAACAGAGCAGGCCCTGCCGCGCACCCCAAGCCTAGGCAGGCATTCGCCAGGTGCCGAGACCAGAGGCATCAGGGCTGTGTTCCAGTCACTGTTCTGAAGGGACAGTCCACTGGCAGGAATACACAGGGGGACTGGGGCATCCCCCATTCAACACCTGGATCTGCCCGAGTCTCGGGGCTCCCTGTGGGGAAAACTCAGCTGAGACATCTGTGGTCCACCAGGCAGCATGTAATGTAAGCTCCTGGCCACATGTGCAAGTGTGCAAGCCATCCACCAAGTACAACTCATGGGGGTGTGCACACCTATACTCCTGCTTCCTGCTCCCCCCACTTCCTGGACTCGGTCTGAAATCTGCTCAAACCTCTCCCCACCTACTCTGTTCTGAGTCAATAGGCCTCCTCTCCACACCCCTCGACACCAGGCTCACAGTCCCCCTTTGGCTCTCCCACCCACCACAGAGGGCCTGAAGCCAAGCCAAACACCTGCCAGCCGAGCTGAATCCAAGACTCCAAGATGGCATCCCGGTGAGCCCAGCTGTCCTGCACAGTTAAGTGTGGGGGACAGGCTCTCGAAGCCAGAAAAGAAAGGCTTCTTCATAGGTCCTAGAAAGTTCTGTGAGTCTCAGGGCCCACCACTACCCCACCAGCATCAACACTCTGAGATCTGGAGCGAAAGAGatagcacgtggctgacctagggatAATCCTCAGCACCCTGGATGCCTCAGATTCCCACCAGGAAtatccctgagtactgagccaggagtaacaggagCAAGCCCTCAGCATCATCAGGCTATGCCAAAATCCATAAAAACTTAAAGTCCTGGCCCTCCTCCTCTCCTGCCTACTTTGTAAAGTACAAAATACTATACGAAATGGCTATTTAGTAAATAAAACTGGTCTCATATCAgaaatctccattttttttctttttttaaactttatcgattgattggttggttggttgctgggccacacctagtggtgctcagggattactcctgactctgcactcagaaatcgccactggcaggttgggggaccataccgaaagccaggaatcgaaccaggcaaatgccctaccgctgtgctatctctccagtcccagaaatcttcattttcatttaatatttgattCTCTGGAGACAGCGCACCAAACCCGTGTCTCTTTGGCAACTCATGGAACTCGTGTGGCACAGGAAGTATGTAAGGAAGGATGATGTGTGTAGAGTGGGGTCTTGTGTGGGGTTTGGCACATGAAACACGAAGTGGGGGGGGGACTTGTGTGGGGCTTGGCACAGGAAGTGAGTGTATATGTAGACTATTTCAGGGTTCAGGACataagtgtgtgtatatgtgaggGGCTAATGCGAATACAGCAGGAAGTGGGGTGGGGGAATGTGTGGGCTCAGCaagggaagtggggggggggaacttATGTGGATTCAGCACAGAAAGTTCGGGGGAACTGTTGTGGGGTTCAGAACAGGAAGCGTGTTTGGGGACTCGCCCTGACCTGTGGATCTTGTAGTCTGGGGGCACCAGCCTCTTCATGATACCCAGTAGGTCCTCATCAGCTTCCCGGCAGTGGATCACCAAAGGCTTCTTGAGCGCCACGGCCAGCTGCAGCTGCCTCTCGAACACCTGGGGGACAGGGGGACACTGGAGGGACCGACACAGCTCCTCCCTGCACCTCAGAGACCACATCATGGATCCATGCGCTGAATGGCAGAAGTCACATGCTGGGAATTTTCAAGCAGTCCAAGCACCCTAAGGTGAGTTAGCTGCTGCGGGGAGGACAGGAAAGGTCTGAGATCCCCAGGAACCAGCAGTGAAATGGGGAGAGTGTCTGAGCCTTCCTAGTAACAACAGTGAGGTAGGGACAGCGTGTGAGCTCCCCACCAAGTCCAAGCAGAGCCTGCAGGGTGGGTGCTCAGGAACAGGGTACAGGTATAGGCGTGATGCTTCCCTTCAGCACCCCAATCTTGTCCACCTCAGAGTTCATCACTGTTCCCCATCTCCCAGCAGGCACACACAAGCAGACACTACAGACCTACACTTTGAGGGAGGGAAGGCGACAATGTGATTTTCCCACTCGCTCCTCTGCCCTCACAGAGACCCACCACAATGTCTGCCTGACTCTCAGGGCTCAGCAAACTGGTGGTAAATAAATACAaacctttggtttggttttggtgtttgatCATACTCAGCTGGGCTGTAAGCAAACCAGCACTTGACCCTATGTTCTGATTCTGAGCCCAAATGCCAGACCTTACTGCCTGCAAGATGCTGCTGGCTTCGTTTTGTCTAGTCTACACAGGGTGATGCTCCATGGCCCGTGTTGAGCTGGaaatggaacttgggtcagccacatgaacgGTCATGCCTGACCCCTGTGCTCTCTTTCCAACCTGGTACATTGCATTCATTCCTCCACCATCAAAGCCGTACACATGTccaatgacacacacacacccgtggGGTCAGAGTGTTGGGGGCTGACGTGCTCAgctctcactcctggctctgaacttgggGCTCAGTCCTTGTGGTGCATGGGGAgccatacagggtgccagggacCCAATCAGATATAGCACGTATGATCAAGGTAAAAGCTCTACTCTTGTACTATTCTATTACTCTGGTTCTAAATTATATCATTCTTGACTCCAGAGCCAGTTGCCTCCTATGTGACCCACAAAAGCCACTGCTTCAGTGCAAGAAGGACAGTAAGAGCTTACCTTaccatttttgttgctgtttgttttggggccacactgagcaatgctcaggagttactcctggccctgtgctcagaaatcattcctgacaggcttaaggaccatgtgggatgccagagatcaaccgGGTTCGTCcaagttggacacatgcaaggcaaacgccttactgctgtgctatcgctctggcccccagatcttACCTTTTCATCAAACAAGACCAAGCTCCTGCCCAGACAAAAGACTGGGGCATGGGCCCATGCCGCAAAGCCCCACCCTAAAGGTGGCATCTGCAGTTCACATCTCTGACAAGCAGCTGAGGCAAAGACACCCCAATCCATTTCCAAGTCCCAGGCCCTGGTCTCAGTGCAGCCCTGAGCAGGCCACTCTGGAGGGATGCCCAGATAAGTGGGGATCCCAATGGCTAGAAGGCATTCAGGTGCTTGGACCCCACATCAGGATGCTGGGCCAGGTCCTTGCACACCTGCCCCCTTCCCCATGGGTCACCACATCATCTTCTGTTACATCGGGAGTTTGCATTGAGCATGCCTGGCCACACCCCCATCACTCCGAGGATTAGCAGCTAGCAGCCGGGCCAGGAaatgagaaaacagcaaaatcCAATGACAGAGCAGGAAAATCGACTttgagaaagtgagagaaacaCTTAATATCCTGCCTTCCTGACTGGAGGGCACTGGAGGAGTATGAGGGAAGTGCTTGCAGACTTCTACGACCATCAGACATCACTTGGGACAGCAGTGCACCAATGGCCTGTTGGCAATGCTGCTTTAATCATAGAAAGTGCACAGGGAACGGGGCAGAACCTGAGGATCTTGGAGGCCATGGAAGCTTCTGGCCTTGCTGAGGGGGACAGGAGTTGCAGAGTCGACCTCACCAAGCTGGGCAGTGTCTCCATTTAGCACCCTCACTGCCACCCACTCCTGAGGGAAGTCTACCTTGGCCAGGTCACTGCATTTCAGGGCCTCTCTGGGCTAGAAAGaaaacagcagggagggtgtggTTTCACACATGGCCAGCTCTGGTTCCATCCTGGCACCACACGAGGTATGGCCCCAattgtgggctggagcaatgtaTCGAAGGgacagcactggccttgcatgcagccaacccaggtttgaactgAATCCCATGCGGTGCCTGTGTTCATGCttgaagcctgggttcaattcttcaagcactgccaagtaaCCCCTAAATTGCTGCTCCACAGGAGGCAAGTAAAACAAATGTCCCAGTATTGAAAAACTTGGAGCCATAGACACTCCCAGGGGCAGGAAGAGAGCTGAGGTTTTGGATAACAAGGACGGACTGAGGATGGAAAAGTCATAGAGTCTGatctctgtctgtcctaggcatCGAGCAAGATTGTCTGAGGTTCCTAGAGCCACCAGGGAAGTGGAGGTGGGGTTGGGAAGGTGGTTCTGGACAAAtggtgtgtgagcaccacaaggagGATAAGCACCTATAAATGCCAATCTGACATGTGTATTCTGGTCAGGCACATGTGAACCCTGAGCCTCAACAAGGAattgaaggagaaggaaagaggggaaTGGACGAtctatttgggtcacacccagcagtgcccagggcttactcctggctctgtgctcaaagatcacaccTGCatgggggggccagagtgatagcacatcagtggggtgtttgccttgcacatggccaaccagggatggaacctgggttcgatccccagtatcccatatggtcccccaagcttgccaggagcaattacacAGCCCAGGGCCAggcataacctctgagcgtcgcagattgtggccaaaaagaaagccaaataaatcactcctgtaggttcagggagccatatggggtgccagggatccaacctgggttggctgtgcacaaggcaagttctttaaccACTATACgatggctctggcccccagaatgcCCTATCTGAAAACAAAGCACccacagaaaggaaaagaaccaTGAGGAAActtagggaaaggaaaagaaccaATAATGTTGTGCTCTGCACTTCCTCTCTTAGTGACAACTCGTGACAAATGGCACCCACCGAGGCCCAGGAGTGACCATAGGCTAGAGCTCTAAATCCCAGACACATCCCTAACGTGATGCCAGGCCCAGCACCTTGGTGGGGACCCCAAACACAGGCAGATCAGCACCCCCTTACCTTGTGCTGCTCAGGGACAGGCGTGGTGCACTTATAGGAGTAATCGAGGCCCATCTCCCCAAATGCCACCGCTTTAGGGTGCCGTAAAGCCTGCAAAAGGTTCCTTTCTTGACTGTCACTGTAATAGCGCGCAAAGTGGGGGTGACAGCCAAAGGCCCCCCAAACCAGATCCTCCTTCAGCAGCTCCTCCCACAAGCCGTCGCTCAGCGTGCGTGGGTCACAGAAGTCAGAGATGCAGCCCTGGAACTCCCGGGGGAATGAGCTGCTGTAGATCTTCCTAAACTTGGCGAAGGTCCCTTGGAACGACAGCTTGGCATAGAGCATGTCCAGGTGGCAGTGCGTGTCGATGAAGCCCTCCTCCAGGGCAGCCTCCTGCTGGCCTCTGGGACGCGCTGGCATCTCCTCCTGGAACGTTCtcttctcctttatttctttggAGTTTCTAGGGAAGCGCGAGAAGCGTGAGCTCTGAGATCGGCCTTCCTCGGCCGCTTTCAGCTCTCTGGAGGGCTTCTCGGGGCTCACGACGGAGCTGGGGGAACAGTCACCCCGGAGGCTCCGGTTACTCTTGTCTGCCTGCACCTGCACTGGGGCGTGGTCGACGCTCCCAGAGGAGCTTGAGGCTTTGAGGTTGGTAGCCCAGTAGCTGGCATAGTCGCACCAGGGGCTGCTGTACAGGTGGGCCGGATACATGACGTAGTCCGTGGGGAAGGCAGAGGGCTCAGGGACTGTGGATGGTCTCAGCAACACGGGCTCCTCCTGTGAGAACCGGACACTGGCCACATCATCCACGTCGGACCAGTCGCTCCCAGAAGAGCTGAGCTCTAGCAGCATCCCCCGTGCCTCCATCTGCAGAGAAACAAGCCAGTGCTGTGAGCCCCCACCCAGCATGCTCCTAGCTCCCCTCGCCCTGACTCCGAGGTGCCCAGAAACGGCAACCCCACAACTCCAAACAACTCTATTTGGGAGACCAACCACTCCTGGACTCAATGCCCTCCGCTGGGGGCGCCACACCTGCATGGTCTTTCCAACCCTCCAGACATAAACAACCCAGGGGATCTGAGGCTGTCAGCTCCTCCCGGGGGCACAGATGACAGGCCGCCCAAAGCCTGGAAGTCATAGGCAGGCACTCTATCAGCTGACATGGCACCTGCCAGGCCTTTAAAGCTCTGCAGAGCCATAATACAGTGAGAAGTGCAATCTGACTTAAACATAGCCAgcctggggctagagcgatagcaaagcagtaggacgtttgccttgcacgcagttgacccaggacgaacctgggtttgatccccagcattccatatggtcccccaagccaggagcaatttctgagtgcagagccagaagtaagtaaaAGAactctgacccctgagcaccgttgggtaatgtaaaaaccaaaaaacaaaaacaaaaaaaacatacagCCAGCCTatgtttggtccccagcatcccatatggtcccccaagcaccaccaggagtaattcctgagtgcagagtcaggaataagccctgagcatctaaccccaaaacacaaaccaaataaaataaaaactctcacTCTTATTGTCTGAACATGTCCCCATGAAAAACCCTCATGTGAGACCGGACACCATCCTCTCCACACACCTCCACCTTTCAGAGTTTCTGACCCAATAAGTAAAGTATTTCAGTCATCAGGTAGCAGTAAAAAGAGCCAGGTGGTCAGAGCAGCGGATCAGCCAGAACCTTCGTCTGTGTTTGCAGTGGGTTGGGAACCTCCCAGCACCTCCACTACTATCGCCCCACACCTAGCTGTGGACCTTCAACTCACCAACTCCGACTTCATTCTGCACTCCTAAGAGTAAACCCATCACAAGATACGGCCCAACTTctcccaaccaaacaaaaacatttccacTCGTGACCCCATCTTTAAATCAATCACATGACAGACACAAGCAAGCACTACCAAAAAATACCTAAGGTTCTTTTACCAACTGAGTCCGGCCACTACCATCCAGAAGCCTTTCACATTGCCAAATTTCTTGCAAAAATCACATTCCTGTAAGTTCACAGCACTCCCCCACACCCACCCCAAACCCAACCCCATTTAAGCAACTTAAGCAACTTAAAGGGTATGAATGATAGTACAGggaatagagcacttgccttgcacatagccatctcaggcatcccatacaaTCACCTGAAgcgcttccaggagtgattttttttttgggggggggggtagaggtcacacctggcagtactcaggggaccattatgggatgccgggattcgaaccaccgtccatcctggatcagttgtaaGCAAAACTAACACCCTACTACAGTGCAATCTCTCTGACCTACCCAGGAATGATTCTTCAGCACAGCTAGGAGTTACCCCAGAACCCtatggatgtagcccaaaaaaaaacataaaagccaATTCAATCTAAAGGAGAATAACCACTCAAAAACTACTCAACAATGACCCTAATTCAATTAATCCCCAGTATAGCACTTTGAGTACTGCAAGGTATGGTCTGGAtgctgctgagcaccaccagggaccAAGGTCAAGTCCAGCTTTCCATGGTCAGACagcagggccacatctggcacagAACCTCTCAACAGTTGGCTGAGTAAGTATTGCCCATAGAGGTCGCTGGATGTCGGAGAACCACTAAAAGATAATCCCTCCCCAAAACAACTATTTACTTGGCATGGAAACTTCCATCAAACCCCAGATGAAAAGCTATCatctggggttggagcaatagctcagtgggtggagcatttgcattgcatgtagcagactccggttcaatccctggcattccatatggttcccccaagcctgccaggaataacttctgaacactgctgggcatgctccctcccacacacacccacCCAAAAAAGCCACCATCATGCCTGACCAAGTTCCCACTCATCAGTATCCCCAGAACACCAGTGCCCACTCCCACACAGCCCAAAACAACCCTCAGGGCCCAACAGCACCAACAATCTTCCCAGCAACAGCGCCAACATCTCAGCAACACACGTCTGAAATGCCTGGCAATTCCATCAAGAACCCAACAatgttgggccgggcggtggcgctggaggtaaggtgcctgccttacctgcgctagcctaggagacggaccgcggttcgatcccccggcgtcccatatggtcccccaagccaggagcgacttctgagcgcatagccaggagtaacccctgagcgtcaccgggtgtggcccaaaaaccaaaaaaaaaaaaaaaaaaaaagaacccaacaaTGCAAGAAGCACCCATGCGACCAAAGTTACACAGGGGTCCAAACTTAAAAAGATGGTGTcccacgggcctggagagatagcacagcggcgtttgccttgcaagcagccgatccaggaccaaaggtggttggttcgaatcccggtgtcccatatggtcccctgtgcctgccagagctatttctgagcagacagccaggagtaacccctgagcactgccgggtgtggcccaaaaatcaagaaaaaaaaaaaaaaaaaaaagatggtgtcTCACCTCCCACAGGTACCTTCTCGCACTTGCCCCCTAATACTTTAACAAACAACATGCTCCAGACCAATGCCCCCAACAGACTTCAGCCAAACTAAGATCTGAGATGGGATCATCTCTGTACTAACCACTTCAGCCCCTGGACTCATTTTAAAcaaacctttctttttcttttctctttctttttttggtttttgagtcacacctgtggtgttcaggggttagtccttgctctgtgctcagaggttactcctagcagtgtgtaggggaccatatgggatgctagggatttgaaccacagtccttctgcatgcacggcaatgccctacttccatgccctctatgtttttgtttcgttttgtcttgtttttgggtcacaccccacagggctcagggcttactcctggctctatgctcagaaatcactcctggcaggcgtgggggaccatatgggatgtcaggatttgaacctccatccttctgtatgcaaggcaaacaccctacttccatgctatctctctagccctgaaaaATCATTTCATAGACTGAGCGGCTACTTTGCATGTGAGCGGTCCTTACTGGTACCACATGGTCagtcccagagcatcaccgggaaAAAATGCTGAGCAGAGCTGAAAGTAGCCATGGAGCCTGGCCAAGTctggcccaaagaaaaacaaaaagaggttAAAATTAAATTCCAGCTCAGAATTAAATTCCAGCTCAGACAGAGGGGAGATGACGCTCTCTGGCTCCTTCCCTGACTTCTCTGTGCCACCTTGGAGAAACTCAACCCCAAGTCCTATCTCAAACCTCCCGAGTttactggtttttttgttttctttttttgtttttcaggaacCCAAGGAAATCACTTCTTCTAATTCAAGACAATGATCCTAATATGTGAAAGGCTgcaacaaaaataattagaaaaatatgttaaaaggTGGGGAAGAATGGCAGGAAGGGCAGAATGATTGCAAAAGTGCTTGAAAACCAGGCAGTGATCAGATCCAGGGCATCCTCCAACCACAGAGAGGGCTGGCACCAACAAGAAGCTTTGGGATTTCTTTTTGGAAGAATGAGGAAAACCTGAGGTTTAAGCCCATAAGAAAGTTTAAAGTCACATCCtttagtgatttctttttttttttttttttttttttatataatttgggccacacccgtttgatgctcaggggttactcctcattgggcgctcagaaatcgcccctgggttggggggaccatatgggacgccaggggatcgaaccgcggtccttccttggctagcgcttgcaaggcagacaccttacctcttaggcaggggtcctcaaactttttaaacagggggccagttcactgtccttcagactattggagggccagattacagtaaaaacaaaaattatgaacaaatttctatgcacactgcatatatcttatttagaaatgaagaaacaaaatgggaataa contains:
- the TATDN2 gene encoding putative deoxyribonuclease TATDN2; this translates as MASERRKVRYPWSSASDARPSKRSCCPPQPGDVASTSSSRPVLSPATAGNSLPKRPRAAQEDHDVAPVPTRWPRGSAAHKPRDSSSFSSPHLSGRAAPHGCVTIRSTTRPAHSSLQEEEEEEEMATHKEACSLKVESRDSCRQVTSSEFAAEAEGQSTMSEEAGKVPKRTRERPRDRGSTMIYLKAIQGILGTSLPSRKGEAAPRARTGPGERGSRAAGPVRTIPREREEKVQEPTRAERTEGDPIRPSWGSDTRVVIDPNREEEEEEEDEEEEEPQRELRVTSQRTPSPVLDSLCPPLHFQEEADCQESQKMEARGMLLELSSSGSDWSDVDDVASVRFSQEEPVLLRPSTVPEPSAFPTDYVMYPAHLYSSPWCDYASYWATNLKASSSSGSVDHAPVQVQADKSNRSLRGDCSPSSVVSPEKPSRELKAAEEGRSQSSRFSRFPRNSKEIKEKRTFQEEMPARPRGQQEAALEEGFIDTHCHLDMLYAKLSFQGTFAKFRKIYSSSFPREFQGCISDFCDPRTLSDGLWEELLKEDLVWGAFGCHPHFARYYSDSQERNLLQALRHPKAVAFGEMGLDYSYKCTTPVPEQHKVFERQLQLAVALKKPLVIHCREADEDLLGIMKRLVPPDYKIHRHCFTGSYPVIEPLLRHFPNLSVGFTAVLTYSSAWAARDALRQIPLERIIVETDAPYFLPRQVPKSLCQYAHPGLALHTVREIARVKELPLSHTLAMLRENTGRLYSL